In Marinobacter sp. LQ44, the following are encoded in one genomic region:
- the gshA gene encoding glutamate--cysteine ligase, which translates to MAESRHSLFHQFAASDWDGFLKGVEKEGLRVDANGFIAQTPHPEALGSALTHPRITTDYSEALLELITPVFSSTEAMLASLRDTHRFVQQNLGDEVFWSASMPCEIDGDQSIPIAEYGRSNIGQLKHVYRQGLAVRYGRIMQSIAGAHYNLSLPDSFWRKWQQLTGNQDALKDFKSDQYFWLIRNFRRRSWLLMLLFGASPALDASFVAGVKHDLSRFDERTWYGKHATSLRMGDLGYHNNAQASLNICFNELDTYTRTLDQAIHTNWPAYEAIGTRRNDEFIQINTSVLQIENEYYSAVRPKRTTERAEKPIQALDARGVEYIEVRCLDLDPFSPVGVNRAQIDFLDLFLLDCLLTDSPRIGDDECQRLDDNYKDVVASGRWQELGVCQGGQRVPVGDAARELLDRLQPLADLLDSWGKDETYRSALAAQREKLQGQEWSVPSARVLASMEASGLGHRDWVLALSQQHQETLRSEPLAPDVLADYQRMSRESLAEQDAQEQSDKLPFATFLEEYLRS; encoded by the coding sequence ATGGCTGAATCCCGCCACTCCCTGTTTCACCAGTTTGCGGCCAGCGATTGGGACGGTTTCCTCAAAGGGGTCGAAAAAGAAGGCCTTCGCGTGGATGCCAATGGTTTCATTGCCCAGACACCGCACCCGGAGGCGCTGGGCTCGGCCCTGACCCATCCACGGATTACCACCGATTATTCCGAAGCCCTGCTGGAGCTGATCACCCCGGTTTTCAGCTCCACTGAGGCCATGCTGGCATCGCTGCGAGACACCCACCGGTTTGTCCAGCAGAATCTCGGTGACGAAGTGTTCTGGTCGGCCAGTATGCCCTGTGAGATTGATGGCGATCAGAGCATTCCCATCGCTGAGTATGGCCGCTCCAACATTGGCCAGCTCAAGCATGTCTATCGGCAGGGGTTGGCTGTGCGTTACGGTCGCATCATGCAGAGTATTGCCGGGGCCCACTACAACCTGTCGTTACCCGACAGTTTCTGGCGTAAGTGGCAGCAACTGACCGGCAATCAGGATGCCCTGAAGGATTTCAAATCCGACCAGTATTTCTGGTTGATCCGCAATTTCCGCCGCCGAAGCTGGCTGTTAATGCTGTTGTTCGGTGCATCACCAGCCCTGGACGCCAGTTTCGTTGCCGGCGTGAAGCATGACCTAAGCCGGTTTGACGAGCGAACCTGGTATGGCAAACACGCTACGTCGCTGAGGATGGGTGATCTGGGTTACCACAACAATGCCCAGGCCTCCCTCAACATCTGTTTCAACGAGCTGGACACTTACACCCGTACCCTGGACCAGGCTATCCATACCAATTGGCCTGCCTATGAAGCCATTGGCACCCGTCGTAACGACGAGTTTATCCAGATCAACACCAGTGTGTTGCAGATTGAGAACGAGTATTACAGCGCCGTTCGTCCCAAACGCACCACCGAGCGCGCTGAGAAGCCTATCCAGGCGCTGGATGCCCGTGGAGTTGAATACATAGAGGTACGTTGTCTGGATCTGGACCCATTCTCGCCGGTAGGGGTCAACCGGGCGCAGATCGATTTTCTGGATCTGTTCCTGCTTGACTGCCTGCTGACCGACTCTCCCCGAATCGGAGATGACGAATGTCAGCGGCTGGATGACAACTATAAAGATGTGGTGGCATCAGGCCGCTGGCAGGAGCTGGGGGTGTGCCAGGGTGGCCAGCGGGTGCCGGTGGGTGATGCTGCCCGTGAGTTGCTGGATCGCTTGCAGCCGCTGGCGGATTTGCTGGACAGCTGGGGTAAGGACGAGACCTACCGTTCAGCCCTGGCTGCTCAGCGTGAAAAGTTGCAGGGGCAGGAATGGTCTGTGCCATCAGCCCGCGTACTGGCGTCGATGGAAGCCTCCGGGCTTGGTCACCGGGACTGGGTGCTGGCGTTGTCCCAGCAGCACCAGGAAACCCTCAGAAGCGAACCACTGGCTCCGGACGTGCTGGCGGATTACCAACGCATGTCGCGGGAATCCCTGGCCGAACAGGATGCCCAGGAACAGTCGGATAAACTTCCGTTTGCCACCTTCCTGGAAGAGTATCTTCGCTCGTGA
- the rmf gene encoding ribosome modulation factor, which translates to MARDIKLGWDVEALNKAYRQGYMAGSMGMDKNRCPYRGEVIIAAWEAGWDDAGQVAAEQPSSDDLFSRIA; encoded by the coding sequence ATGGCAAGAGATATCAAGCTCGGATGGGATGTGGAAGCCCTCAACAAGGCGTATCGCCAGGGGTACATGGCGGGCTCCATGGGCATGGATAAAAACCGATGCCCGTATCGGGGTGAGGTGATCATCGCCGCCTGGGAAGCGGGTTGGGATGATGCCGGCCAAGTGGCTGCTGAGCAACCCTCCAGCGACGACCTGTTCTCCCGAATCGCCTGA
- the fliL gene encoding flagellar basal body-associated protein FliL, with the protein MTFHRKYALTLLLAIASLIAWPAMAEEEPEERGVTDYIAMEPAFVTHVGEPGNKVIYLKASVTLRASQETTRAAVQAHMPRLRHELVMLFGEQTDVDQLTTQQGQQALRGEATQRINAALEEQKTGERITGVLFTEFVVQR; encoded by the coding sequence ATGACCTTTCACCGAAAATACGCCCTAACGCTGTTACTCGCTATCGCTTCCCTGATCGCCTGGCCGGCCATGGCGGAGGAGGAGCCGGAGGAACGGGGGGTAACCGACTACATCGCCATGGAGCCGGCATTTGTGACCCATGTGGGCGAACCCGGCAACAAGGTCATTTACCTGAAGGCATCGGTAACCCTTCGTGCCTCGCAGGAGACAACAAGAGCCGCAGTACAGGCCCATATGCCGCGATTGCGGCACGAACTGGTAATGTTGTTCGGTGAGCAGACGGACGTTGACCAGCTCACTACTCAGCAGGGCCAGCAAGCGTTAAGAGGGGAAGCCACACAGCGGATCAATGCCGCCCTGGAAGAACAGAAAACCGGTGAGCGCATCACCGGCGTGCTGTTTACGGAATTTGTGGTGCAACGGTAG
- a CDS encoding disulfide bond formation protein B, translated as MTSRWVFGVVFLLCAALLAVAFYMEHVMGLEPCPLCWLQRFGFMGAGLVALIAFLHGPTGFGNRVYGFFLVLTAGTGLGIAGRQLWLQSLPEDQVPACGPSVDYMLEVLPWFEVLQTALKGTGDCAEVVWRFLGLSIPGWTALFFSLLVLVGLVMMFRRYRPKNWLQG; from the coding sequence TTGACAAGCAGATGGGTGTTCGGCGTCGTTTTTCTTTTGTGCGCAGCTCTGTTGGCCGTGGCCTTTTACATGGAGCACGTCATGGGCCTGGAGCCTTGTCCGTTGTGCTGGTTGCAGCGTTTTGGCTTCATGGGCGCCGGGCTGGTAGCCCTGATTGCGTTTCTCCATGGCCCCACCGGTTTTGGTAACCGGGTGTATGGCTTTTTTCTGGTGCTGACCGCCGGTACCGGACTGGGCATTGCTGGCCGGCAGCTGTGGCTGCAAAGCCTGCCGGAGGATCAGGTGCCCGCCTGTGGCCCGTCCGTGGACTACATGCTTGAGGTGTTGCCCTGGTTTGAGGTGCTGCAGACGGCCCTGAAAGGTACCGGTGATTGCGCCGAGGTGGTCTGGCGCTTTCTCGGGTTGAGCATTCCTGGCTGGACAGCCTTGTTCTTCAGCTTGTTGGTGCTGGTTGGCCTGGTGATGATGTTCCGCCGATACCGGCCGAAAAACTGGTTGCAGGGCTGA
- a CDS encoding Rsd/AlgQ family anti-sigma factor, producing the protein MLENCRNARERWGGVSELIDRWLKERQELLVRYCDLSTETDFSQTEMLRDKFVRLCEVLVDYVSAGHFEVYEQLIQEAREFNDGGLELAAKVYPRIEQTTGVALNFNDRVDGRLLTEGDVRELFSELSKLGEVLESRFEMEDFLIEHLHNAHAGKMASA; encoded by the coding sequence ATGTTGGAGAACTGCAGAAACGCCAGGGAGCGTTGGGGCGGAGTCAGCGAGCTGATCGACCGTTGGCTGAAAGAGCGCCAGGAGCTGTTGGTGCGCTACTGCGATCTGTCGACCGAGACCGATTTTTCCCAGACCGAGATGCTGCGAGACAAGTTTGTCCGCCTCTGTGAGGTGCTGGTCGATTATGTGTCTGCCGGGCACTTCGAAGTCTACGAACAGTTGATCCAGGAAGCCCGTGAGTTCAACGATGGCGGCCTGGAGTTGGCGGCAAAGGTCTATCCCCGGATTGAGCAGACGACCGGTGTGGCTCTCAATTTCAATGATCGCGTTGATGGTCGACTGCTGACCGAAGGCGACGTCAGAGAGCTGTTCTCAGAGTTGTCCAAGCTGGGTGAAGTGCTGGAAAGCCGGTTCGAGATGGAAGACTTCCTGATCGAGCATCTGCATAACGCCCACGCTGGAAAAATGGCCTCAGCCTGA
- a CDS encoding FKBP-type peptidyl-prolyl cis-trans isomerase: MKKTLLAIAMTGLVAGCSTAQDSAKDPALDTTPEKVSYGMGLMLGERMSNDLPDLQMDQFLQGIQHGHAGDEETKRLTREQIQEALMAYQEELQSQQEQQYNELASQNLEAGEAFLAQNAERDGVETTESGLQYEVIEEGDGNNPTASDRVQVHYTGELINGDVFDSSRDRGQPVTFGLNQVIPGWTEGLQLMSEGARYKLYIPADLAYGPGGNQAIGPNETLIFDVELLAVNPENE, translated from the coding sequence ATGAAGAAAACCCTGTTAGCTATCGCCATGACCGGCCTGGTTGCCGGCTGCTCTACCGCCCAGGATTCCGCAAAGGACCCCGCTCTGGACACGACGCCGGAGAAAGTCAGCTACGGCATGGGCCTGATGCTTGGTGAGCGCATGAGCAACGACCTGCCTGACCTGCAAATGGATCAGTTCCTGCAGGGCATCCAGCACGGCCACGCCGGTGACGAGGAGACCAAGCGCCTGACCCGGGAGCAAATTCAGGAAGCACTGATGGCCTACCAGGAGGAGCTTCAAAGCCAACAGGAACAGCAATACAACGAACTGGCCAGCCAGAACCTGGAAGCCGGCGAAGCCTTCCTGGCCCAGAACGCTGAACGGGATGGTGTGGAAACCACCGAGTCCGGCCTGCAATATGAGGTCATCGAGGAAGGCGACGGCAACAACCCGACAGCTTCAGACCGTGTACAGGTACACTACACCGGTGAGCTGATCAATGGCGATGTGTTCGACAGCTCCCGTGATCGTGGCCAACCGGTTACCTTTGGCCTGAACCAGGTAATTCCGGGCTGGACCGAAGGCCTGCAACTGATGAGCGAAGGCGCCCGCTACAAGCTCTACATTCCTGCCGATCTGGCCTACGGCCCGGGTGGCAATCAGGCCATCGGGCCCAACGAAACCCTGATTTTTGATGTGGAACTGCTGGCAGTCAACCCGGAAAACGAATAA
- a CDS encoding DUF2390 domain-containing protein, producing MTVPQTESLNLPATMEPDNPLWRYALACWQNPELAEACLTLQACDWSVTRILCAGWLGVNGHLFTGVEDAKVTEWRARVTGSIRSARKSIPRHHIGCRDLREALARAELQAEQTELALAWHTLTPRHPETGNMHNRKAAIQQNLLAAAPRREADTRAPISLDTLAGLLAAAAGEPQP from the coding sequence ATGACCGTTCCGCAGACAGAATCATTGAATCTGCCCGCAACAATGGAACCGGATAATCCCCTGTGGCGTTATGCACTGGCCTGCTGGCAAAATCCGGAGCTGGCCGAGGCCTGCCTGACGTTGCAGGCCTGTGACTGGAGCGTCACCCGAATTCTCTGTGCCGGCTGGCTGGGGGTGAACGGGCACCTGTTCACTGGCGTTGAGGACGCTAAGGTAACAGAGTGGCGAGCCCGTGTAACCGGCAGCATTCGTTCGGCCAGAAAATCCATTCCCCGGCATCATATTGGTTGTCGTGATCTCCGGGAAGCGCTGGCCCGGGCCGAACTACAGGCCGAGCAAACCGAACTTGCCCTGGCCTGGCACACACTGACACCCAGGCACCCGGAGACTGGCAACATGCACAATCGCAAAGCCGCCATCCAGCAAAACCTATTGGCTGCAGCACCGCGTCGGGAAGCAGACACCCGGGCCCCCATATCACTGGACACGCTGGCAGGCCTCCTGGCTGCTGCGGCAGGAGAACCACAGCCATGA
- a CDS encoding ATP-binding cassette domain-containing protein, whose protein sequence is MLTITDLSLQRGGVWLLENVSLTVQPGQRVAIVGANGAGKSSLFQLLLGQLAPEQGSVSLPGGCRIAHMAQEVEASQRSARDFVLDGDFELRRMERELADAEARDDHHAIARLHGELDVHEAWSAPRRAEALLRGLGFVDSDVDRPVSAFSGGWRIRLNLAQALMRPSDLLLLDEPTNHLDLDACLWLENWLRRYPGTLLFISHDRDFMDRVATHLVHFDNKKLELYTGNYSAFEVQRSERLAQQQSNYERQQARIAEIQRFIDRFKAKATKARQAQSRVKALERMERIAPAHVDSPFSFEFPMADKVSNPLLSIRNGVAGHGQTAILNNINVTLLPGSRIGLLGPNGAGKSTFMDALRGTGTLLSGERTCGEHLAIGYFAQHQLEALDLDASPFLHLQRLSPRASEQSVRNFLGGFDFHGDEALSPIRSFSGGEKARVALAVIAWQKPNLLLLDEPTNHLDLEMRQALTMALQNFDGAIVVVSHDRHLLRNTVDEFWLVSDGTVQEYDGDLEDYERWLADRRKDEDEPPKRQVAEDSDAEKKAGSAQALTADERKARKRQEAELRQKLSPWRKKQVSLEARMDQLQQQLAGVEASLGDPAVYEDSGKVRLKALLAEQTELKRALEETEAEWLEVSETVENLEAELAG, encoded by the coding sequence ATGTTAACGATAACCGATCTCAGTTTACAACGAGGCGGCGTCTGGTTGCTAGAAAACGTCAGCCTGACGGTGCAGCCCGGCCAGAGGGTGGCGATTGTTGGCGCCAATGGTGCCGGAAAATCCAGCCTGTTCCAGCTCTTACTGGGCCAGTTGGCACCTGAGCAGGGCAGTGTGTCGCTGCCGGGGGGCTGTCGCATCGCCCACATGGCGCAGGAAGTTGAGGCCAGTCAGCGATCTGCCAGAGACTTCGTGCTGGACGGCGACTTTGAATTGCGCCGCATGGAACGTGAGCTGGCGGATGCCGAAGCCCGGGATGACCATCACGCCATCGCCCGGTTACACGGGGAACTGGACGTGCACGAAGCCTGGTCGGCGCCCAGAAGAGCCGAGGCGTTGTTGCGGGGTTTGGGGTTTGTCGACAGCGATGTGGACCGGCCGGTGTCGGCGTTTTCCGGGGGCTGGCGTATTCGCCTGAATCTGGCTCAGGCCCTGATGCGGCCATCGGACCTGCTGTTGCTGGATGAGCCCACCAACCACCTGGACCTGGACGCCTGTCTGTGGCTTGAGAACTGGCTTCGTCGATACCCGGGCACCCTGCTGTTTATCTCCCATGACCGGGATTTCATGGATCGGGTGGCCACACACCTGGTGCATTTTGATAACAAAAAGCTGGAACTCTACACCGGCAACTACTCGGCGTTTGAAGTGCAGCGCAGCGAGCGCCTGGCCCAGCAACAATCCAATTACGAGCGCCAGCAAGCCCGTATTGCCGAGATTCAGCGATTCATTGACCGCTTCAAGGCCAAGGCTACCAAAGCCCGCCAGGCCCAGAGCCGGGTCAAGGCTCTGGAACGCATGGAACGAATCGCGCCAGCCCATGTGGATTCGCCCTTCAGCTTTGAATTTCCGATGGCAGACAAGGTGTCCAACCCGTTGTTGTCCATTCGCAACGGTGTGGCCGGCCATGGCCAGACGGCTATCCTGAATAATATCAACGTCACCTTGCTGCCCGGTTCACGCATTGGTTTGCTCGGCCCCAACGGTGCGGGCAAATCAACCTTTATGGATGCCCTGCGGGGCACCGGTACCCTGCTGTCGGGTGAGCGTACCTGTGGCGAGCACCTGGCCATCGGCTACTTTGCCCAGCACCAGCTGGAAGCCCTGGATCTGGATGCCAGCCCGTTCCTGCATTTGCAGCGGTTGTCGCCCCGTGCGTCCGAGCAATCGGTGCGGAACTTTCTGGGCGGCTTTGATTTCCATGGCGATGAGGCCCTGAGCCCAATTCGCTCGTTCTCCGGGGGTGAGAAAGCCCGGGTCGCCCTGGCGGTGATCGCCTGGCAGAAACCCAATCTGTTGCTGCTGGACGAGCCCACCAACCACCTGGACCTGGAAATGCGCCAGGCCCTGACCATGGCATTACAGAACTTTGATGGCGCTATTGTGGTGGTGTCCCACGATCGGCACCTGCTGCGCAATACGGTGGATGAGTTCTGGTTGGTGTCGGATGGCACGGTTCAGGAATACGATGGCGACCTGGAAGATTACGAACGCTGGTTGGCAGATCGCAGAAAGGATGAGGACGAGCCACCCAAACGCCAGGTGGCTGAGGATTCCGATGCTGAAAAGAAAGCCGGCAGTGCCCAGGCATTGACGGCCGACGAGCGCAAGGCCAGAAAACGCCAGGAGGCGGAACTTCGCCAGAAGCTGAGCCCGTGGCGGAAAAAACAGGTATCTCTGGAAGCTCGGATGGATCAGCTGCAGCAGCAATTGGCAGGCGTGGAAGCTTCTCTGGGCGACCCTGCGGTGTACGAAGACAGCGGGAAAGTACGCCTGAAGGCGCTGCTGGCGGAGCAGACCGAACTCAAGCGGGCCCTGGAGGAGACCGAGGCCGAATGGCTGGAGGTCAGCGAAACAGTGGAAAATCTGGAGGCCGAACTGGCCGGCTAG
- the ppx gene encoding exopolyphosphatase — translation MTAASPAENTAPSPDMLAAIDMGSNSFHMVVAHLVHGEIRTVEKMGEKVQLGAGLDPYNRLTEEAQQRALECLSRFAQRLQGMPAEGVQIVGTNALRVARNAPEFIARAEEVLGYPVEIIAGREEARLIYLGVSHTLADDEGRRLVIDIGGGSTEFIIGQRFEPQELESLHMGCVSFRNRYFPDGKITRRQMDKAITHAEQELLNIRQHYLSVGWQSAVGSSGSIKAICSVLANLKITDGTLTRDAMEELRKRLVDMGKVEKLADLGVRQDRQSIFPAGFAILLAAFRSLGIQAMTFADGALREGLLYDIVGRIQHEDVRERTIAALQERYHVDQAHGAAVEQTAIAAWQQVADQWGLHTSADEDVLRWACRLHEIGLTISHSQYHKHGAYLLRYSDLPGFTQEFQKDLATLVRGHRRKFSSTVFEGIEPEDKPRLRYLCVLLRMAVLIQHPRNLEEPPEFVLHGHENRLVVEFPEGWLDNRPLTLADLENERDYLAKQDFTLEIGTR, via the coding sequence GTGACGGCCGCATCCCCCGCCGAGAACACCGCCCCCTCCCCGGATATGCTGGCAGCCATTGATATGGGCTCCAACAGTTTTCATATGGTCGTAGCCCACCTGGTCCATGGTGAAATTCGTACCGTCGAAAAGATGGGCGAAAAGGTCCAGCTGGGCGCGGGGCTTGACCCCTATAACCGGCTGACGGAAGAAGCCCAGCAAAGGGCCCTGGAATGTCTCAGCCGGTTTGCCCAGCGCCTACAGGGCATGCCTGCCGAGGGGGTTCAGATTGTCGGCACCAACGCTTTGAGGGTGGCCCGCAACGCCCCCGAGTTCATTGCCCGGGCAGAAGAGGTCCTCGGTTACCCGGTTGAGATCATCGCGGGACGGGAAGAAGCCCGTCTGATCTACCTTGGCGTTTCCCACACTCTGGCCGATGACGAAGGCAGGCGACTGGTCATCGATATTGGCGGCGGCAGCACCGAATTCATCATCGGCCAGCGATTTGAGCCCCAGGAGCTGGAAAGCCTGCATATGGGCTGTGTGTCGTTTCGCAATCGCTATTTCCCGGACGGAAAAATTACCCGGCGGCAGATGGACAAAGCGATCACTCACGCCGAACAGGAGCTCCTGAACATCCGCCAGCACTACCTCTCGGTTGGCTGGCAAAGTGCCGTCGGTTCCTCAGGATCCATCAAGGCGATCTGCAGTGTGCTGGCCAATCTGAAGATCACCGATGGCACCCTCACCCGTGACGCAATGGAAGAGCTGCGTAAACGGCTTGTCGACATGGGCAAGGTTGAAAAACTGGCAGACCTGGGCGTTCGTCAGGATCGGCAAAGCATTTTCCCGGCCGGGTTTGCCATCCTGCTGGCGGCATTCCGATCACTGGGTATTCAGGCGATGACCTTCGCAGATGGGGCTCTCCGGGAGGGGCTGCTGTACGATATCGTTGGCCGTATCCAGCACGAGGATGTGCGGGAACGCACCATTGCCGCGCTGCAGGAGCGCTACCACGTCGACCAGGCTCACGGTGCCGCCGTTGAGCAGACGGCCATTGCCGCCTGGCAGCAAGTGGCCGATCAATGGGGTCTGCATACGTCAGCGGACGAGGATGTACTGCGCTGGGCCTGCCGGCTGCACGAGATTGGCCTGACCATCTCCCACAGCCAGTACCACAAACATGGCGCTTATCTGCTGCGTTATTCCGACCTGCCAGGCTTTACCCAAGAGTTCCAGAAAGATCTGGCCACGCTGGTGCGCGGCCATCGGCGCAAGTTTTCATCCACGGTATTTGAAGGCATAGAGCCGGAAGACAAACCGCGCCTGCGCTACCTGTGCGTGCTGTTGCGAATGGCCGTATTGATTCAACACCCCCGGAACCTGGAAGAGCCGCCCGAGTTTGTCCTCCATGGCCATGAGAACAGACTGGTGGTGGAATTTCCGGAGGGCTGGCTGGACAATCGGCCGCTAACCCTGGCAGACCTGGAAAACGAGCGGGATTACCTGGCCAAACAGGATTTCACCCTGGAAATCGGCACCCGGTAA
- the trxA gene encoding thioredoxin TrxA has translation MSGNIVNVTDASFEQDVLKSDVPVLVDYWAEWCGPCKMIAPVLEEIADEYDGKLKVCKLNIDENEQTPPKFNIRGIPTLMLFKNGNVDATKVGALSKSQLAAFLDSNL, from the coding sequence ATGAGCGGAAATATCGTTAATGTCACCGACGCTTCTTTCGAACAGGACGTACTGAAGTCCGACGTCCCGGTACTGGTCGACTACTGGGCTGAGTGGTGCGGCCCGTGCAAGATGATTGCCCCGGTTCTGGAAGAAATCGCCGACGAATACGACGGCAAGCTCAAGGTCTGCAAGCTCAACATCGACGAAAACGAACAGACCCCGCCCAAGTTCAACATCCGTGGCATCCCGACCCTCATGCTGTTCAAGAACGGCAACGTGGACGCCACCAAAGTTGGCGCTTTGTCCAAGTCACAGCTCGCCGCCTTCCTCGACAGCAACCTCTGA
- a CDS encoding molybdenum cofactor biosynthesis protein MoaE produces MISIQTEDFDVGAEYEALRASGSGTGAVATFSGLVRDSGDLSGVTGLFLEHYPGMTEQVIQGLIDSASQRWDVRKARVIHRVGRLALSDQIVFVGVCSAHRGDAFAACEFIMDALKTSAPFWKKEITGDTEHWVEQKDSDLDRSRAWE; encoded by the coding sequence ATGATTTCTATCCAGACGGAAGATTTCGATGTCGGCGCAGAATACGAGGCGCTGCGCGCCTCCGGTTCCGGCACTGGTGCGGTGGCGACCTTTTCCGGGCTGGTGCGGGACTCCGGGGACCTGTCCGGGGTGACCGGGTTATTCCTGGAGCATTATCCCGGCATGACGGAACAGGTGATTCAGGGATTGATTGACTCCGCCTCCCAGCGCTGGGATGTCCGCAAGGCGAGGGTGATTCATCGGGTCGGGCGGCTGGCGCTGTCGGATCAGATCGTGTTTGTTGGCGTTTGCAGTGCTCACCGGGGGGATGCATTTGCAGCCTGCGAATTCATCATGGACGCCCTGAAAACGTCAGCCCCGTTCTGGAAAAAGGAAATCACCGGAGACACTGAACACTGGGTAGAGCAAAAAGACTCGGACCTGGACCGCTCCAGGGCCTGGGAATAA
- the moaD gene encoding molybdopterin converting factor subunit 1: MTDQNLTVRFFARLREELDTESLELPATPGQTVEGVLSELAARGGPWAQLQGDQPVMVAVNQAMAKPSTPVTPGDEVAFFPPVTGG, translated from the coding sequence ATGACTGACCAGAACCTGACTGTTCGCTTTTTCGCACGGCTTCGCGAGGAGCTTGATACCGAGAGCCTTGAGTTGCCGGCAACTCCGGGCCAAACCGTTGAGGGCGTGTTGTCAGAACTGGCCGCCCGTGGCGGCCCCTGGGCTCAACTGCAGGGTGACCAGCCGGTCATGGTGGCGGTCAACCAGGCCATGGCCAAGCCGTCAACGCCGGTCACGCCGGGCGATGAAGTGGCCTTCTTTCCACCGGTGACCGGAGGTTGA
- the glp gene encoding gephyrin-like molybdotransferase Glp, whose translation MAGSDLISVDDALNYILSRATAVTQSQAVPLSECLGRVLAENQYVPADVPPADNSAVDGYAVHHSDVAPGRALAVSDRVPAGTAPKPLAPGTAVRIFTGSEIPEGATAVVMQERVERTDDNILIVAEVSAGQNIRRRGQDLTQGELALPRGTLIRPQEMGLLASMGIAQVPVLDRLRVAILSTGDELVQPGEPLAPGQIYNSNRYTLLGMLAQAGCEAILCETVRDTRDGTRQALQEAARKADLIITSGGVSVGEEDHVRAVLEESGRLSLWRMAIKPGKPLAFGSIDDTPVLGLPGNPASVLISFMVIVMPYVRKRQGRPDALPIGECLPADFTTHSPSIRREFVRARKTGNGATASVSAAPNQSSGVLSAACWSSGLAVVPENSTINIGDPVMYYSYPELMS comes from the coding sequence ATGGCAGGCTCTGACCTGATCTCTGTTGACGACGCTCTCAACTACATATTGAGTCGCGCCACCGCTGTCACACAATCCCAGGCGGTGCCGCTCAGCGAGTGTTTGGGGCGGGTCCTGGCCGAGAACCAGTATGTGCCAGCGGACGTTCCCCCAGCTGACAACAGCGCCGTGGATGGCTATGCGGTGCACCACTCAGACGTCGCCCCCGGGCGGGCACTGGCGGTCTCTGACCGGGTGCCAGCGGGCACGGCCCCCAAACCACTGGCGCCCGGTACCGCTGTGCGAATCTTCACCGGCTCGGAGATTCCGGAGGGCGCGACTGCGGTGGTGATGCAGGAGCGGGTGGAACGTACCGATGACAACATCCTCATCGTGGCCGAAGTCAGCGCCGGGCAGAACATTCGTCGTCGCGGTCAGGACCTCACCCAGGGGGAGCTGGCATTGCCCCGGGGCACCCTTATTCGCCCCCAGGAAATGGGCTTACTGGCCTCGATGGGCATCGCACAGGTGCCGGTACTGGACCGGTTGCGGGTGGCCATCCTGAGCACCGGTGACGAACTGGTGCAACCCGGCGAGCCGCTTGCCCCCGGCCAGATTTACAACAGTAATCGCTACACCCTGCTCGGGATGCTGGCACAGGCGGGATGTGAGGCTATCCTTTGCGAGACCGTTCGGGATACTCGCGACGGCACTCGTCAGGCACTGCAAGAGGCGGCGAGGAAAGCCGACCTGATCATCACCAGTGGCGGCGTGTCGGTGGGCGAAGAAGACCACGTGCGCGCGGTGCTCGAGGAGTCCGGCCGGCTGTCTTTGTGGCGGATGGCCATCAAGCCTGGCAAACCATTGGCGTTCGGAAGCATTGACGACACGCCGGTGCTTGGGCTGCCCGGCAACCCGGCCTCTGTGCTGATTTCCTTTATGGTCATCGTGATGCCCTACGTTCGCAAACGCCAGGGGCGACCCGACGCGCTGCCGATCGGGGAATGCCTGCCCGCAGACTTCACCACCCATTCACCGTCCATCCGACGGGAGTTTGTGCGCGCCCGCAAGACAGGCAACGGGGCCACCGCTTCCGTGTCTGCTGCCCCGAACCAGAGCTCCGGCGTGCTGAGTGCCGCTTGCTGGAGCTCCGGCCTGGCGGTGGTGCCGGAAAACAGCACCATCAATATCGGTGACCCGGTGATGTATTACTCGTACCCTGAACTGATGAGCTGA